A window of Danaus plexippus chromosome 10, MEX_DaPlex, whole genome shotgun sequence genomic DNA:
CCATcggtaaaaattatacataatcaCAGCTGCTATAAAAGTCTTGCCCAATCCAGTGGGCAGACTTACCTGAATAGCAGAATATGTACTCATTACATgcacatataatacatatatacatcagTGCAGCAAATACAACTACTGCATCTAGTAttgctaatatattttgagagtttttaattattttgtaatgttattaaCGTCCTATCTGGTTATTCTCACATCTTTTGATTCGTGATACATGCAGAAGAATACATACCAGACAATTTTCTACCATAGCTgcctttataatattgaactgGTAATCTCTGATGGGGTAGTTGGTTGGATAGATCCATGTCTTTCCTAACAATTTATCATATCCATTGAGTTCTTCATCACAACACAGTGCactaaaagtattatataggaagtaatatttttatgtcaggtatatttttaaaacttattattagaGTTAGTATAGCCCACCTAACATTAagtgcatttttatttaaggtattatttttttcatgttttgtttgttctgCTGTTTCCTCAAAATctgaattttcaaaaatttccaAGATAGAATCGTCGAAAAGGTCCTCATCAATATGGATACTGTTTTTGTGTTCATTTGTCTGATTGGCGGGTCCATGATCCATGGCTCTTTCATAactcctttatatataaatttaaattactactGTGCATTAAAACTGTTCCTGTGTACAcgacaaaataatttctacaatatatttgtcatCATACAACGCGGATagatttatacttatataaataatagttagttGACGTATGCAAAAAGTTTCCGCCTATtccaaaactttttatataggtAGTCAGGggatatatcatatatttacaaaacttaaaaGCACTTTTTGACTGACATTCTGACATTGGAAGAAATGACTTTGACAGTCCAAAGGGGGTGGAATGAGCAGCGAGAGATAAACGATAAATAAAGGGGTTGGTACTTTTACTCATTTACTTTTATGGGTACGTAATCCATTAAATATcacttaattttcataaattatattttctatttattatttaataaaaattattataattttgatatcaataattcggtatttattatttttatactgaaattatattagacaaataatatattattttatagtacaaaatatgatatttaaatgaaaagagTATTTATACCTAGTATatctttaatttgtattaaatatatattacatttaataaaaatttggttcctttaaaatagttttccgATATTACACTGTCCTGCAGTTTAAATTTTGACAGAAAGTATAAACATTTAACGGTGTAGGGTTTAGacaattgtatattataattttaaattattcagaaaTTTGTGTAATAATGGAAATAGAAGACGGTTTTGATGATCTTCTAGGTGAAGTAGAAGTTCCAACATCACCAAAGAAGCCTAAAAGTGGTGAAGACGTCGTAGCTGGAACAGGTACATATTATGatcttgtatatattatattaaactcaaTTGTGGAAGAATAATTGTTCATACATTTATCTGCCCAGCACCAAAGCCAACAGCGACCAAAACACATTGCGTTCTAGTAAATCAAAAGCaggtaaatgttaatttatatacaaataattttttaaattttcttgaaaCATAATATGTCTTGTTTCAGCGCGGAAATCCTTTGTTGAAATTCATTACAAGTGTCCCATGGGAATATGATGAAATAGTTCCAGATTATGAAATAGGCAAGACTATTGGGATTCTGTTTCTTTCATTGCggtatcataatttaaaccctgactatataaataacagacTTAAAGAATTAGGCAAGAAGTATGACCTCAGAGTTCTTTTAGTTcaggttattatatttttttatgtaagtaacatacttttaaatgaaattcaatattatttttgtttaacattttcaGGTTGATTTGAAAGACCCACATGTTGCCTTGAAGAATCTAACTAGAATATGCCTTCTGACAGATATGACATTAATGTTAGCGTGGAGTCCGGAGGAATCGgctaaaataatagaaaattataagatatatgaaaataaaccaCCTGATAGAATAATGGagaaaattgaaaatgatCCACATCAAAAGGTAGTTAGACATATTTCACAATACATTGCAACATCTTTTAAGTGTCAGaatgataattatatgatgttaaaaatgtttttatttattgtcataaTAACTAGGTGATAACTAGGAACTACGTGTTTtcgaataataatttgataatagtATCAAGGATCtgcatataaaattcaaacaattacAGTGTAACATATTGTTTTGCATGTAAagtgtaaacaaaataagtacTGAACTAAATTGAATGgaagtaatattttagaaaacagatttaaatacttatcagCTGTTAATTAGCAATGTTATTCtgtttaatttactaatattctATACTATttccacagataataaatgcACTGTCATCAATAAAGCCCGTAAATAAGACTGATGCTATgacattaataacaaaatttggaACATTAGAGAACATCATTAAAGCAACGGAACAGCGATTAGCTGATTGTCCCGGTTTTGGGGTTACTAAAGCTAAAAAGTTGCACAAGGCTCTGCACGAGCCGTTCTTAAAGAGAGGACAAATGAGGCTTCAAAGTAATGATGAGTTTTCAGAAGAAATCTGCTTGGAAGATATTGAGAAAATGGAAAAtgaagtgaaaaaataaaacttgtttatctaaatttcttaaattagaTATGTAAATAGtgttgtatattgtatataataagttaaatgtgttttatagtTCAGGTTGctgaagttttatttaatgaaaagtgACAGATAGAGCTTAATCCTCTCATATAACTTGGCAATTTATCACTTTTCACTAAGAAATAGCTGGTTAATGGCACACTATGTATTAAGTTAACAGAGAAGCATTGTAAAGAACAATTTCAGTTGTGGTAATAATGCATACATGCATgcatatttcaaataagagTTAGAGTATCTTTCTAACTTCATACTTACAGTTTGTAGGTGTAGTTTACTGCTAGCCAGTGGACTGTCTAGATCACAGCACTACTACCCTCACacagacatttttatatatttataatagtagaCGGTACCATAATATacgcttttttaattaatatcaattaaactgATTCAACTTACacgtaaaaaatttaactaagtGTACCTACTAATTCTATGAAGTCAATGGAGAGAAAACTAAACCTAGAACTCATGTATAGAAAACggatttaaaacattgaattaattacttaaaagtaATGGATAAAATGGCAAAGGAATAATGTGAGGCAATAATCCTACACGGAAGAATTAAGGATATATACAGAAGTAGTACATATTGCAAGCATTCCTTAGtggtcattaaattaaaaaaacatactaaattgtaatctttaaaatttgaaagaaGTACACTTGAAGTATCTGAGCAGATTATTGATTGACTGTTTCTTTCCGATCTACAGAAGAGCCCCTTCCGCAGCAGTAAATTCAAAACTATACACTAATGTAAATATCCATAAAGTAATATAGCAATTTGCTATTACAAATGCAATTGCCTTTAATGTactaaaaccattttaaataacaaaattgtaacCATTGACTTATAAAGAAACTATTTCagttattcttaatttttttatttacgcaCTTATAACTACATTTCAGAAAATCCCCAATACGTTCATTGTTATTTAACGATTCTAATGGCAAGAATGAAACACCTACCTCATCGAGTAATAGGCCATAATGCTTTATCTACATTATTTTGGAAGAGAGCTGATACTCTTTATCAACAGCGGGGCGGATACTAAGACGATATAGACCTAAGAACTACCGCCAGGAAACTGACTTCCAAATGGAAGAAACCGCATCGAAATCCGACGATTTATTTGAGACCTACGATGAGACAGACAGATATTAACGCCTAAATTGTAAGACCCATCTATATTGCGTCAgcggtaaaaaaatatctacagGATCTCTATTGAGATAACgtatagtttattaatatgaccCCGTTTTGGAAATTCTTGATGCATAGGGAATGAAAATAATCACAAATGACCATAAACACTCcacaaaacttaataattaatagacttcctattaattttataaaacaaaatatattgtcgtgtttataataatgctATACATTTTTAGCAGGCGTAACGttgtagaaatttaaaaatatactctatTTAGAACTTACTTAGACCGCCAGCGATTTCGTCCGCGTTGTTTAATATACTCCAATGTTTCCATATGTGCAAGGAAATTAACGACACTAAACATTATGCTTACCGAGACGTACGGATCGTTTCCGTGTTTCACTTATTAACTtatgttaatactataatgtctgataatttatgaataaaaaaatgtgaaagcTTCTTATGCTGCCTGACGATGTCAATTTAGGATACTCTTAGAAGTAGAgcttcaaaaactttttgctTCCTTAAACTTCatcaactttataaaaaagatacctcaattttttaaataaaggcaTAGTGTCTAAGatataaaatggaaaaaatattggtatataataaatatatccagTGGTTTCGCCGTGAAGCGCACAActaaactttttaaacatttgattataatatatataaaagctaCAAAAACAGCTTAACAATGGAATAActtatacacatttttttttaatttttacattaaaattttaaactacaaatgttttaaagttaaactcCTAAATACATAGCTACTTAACACAGATAAACatgcaattatatttagtattattagaAATCTGAAGAGGTTGCttgtttgaattattatactaaatattcttaaaaattaaagacgtaatttaaaaatgtcttcaTATATACCATTACTACCAAACTATATTtggataatatattaaaattataatttgaccaACTTTGCTTAAAACTCCTTTTAAAGTAAAACGATGCTATATAGAGCTTTACATCATCGGTTGGAGTTACATTttagttgaataaaaaatatcacaaaaacaaaacttaatcAATCAGTACCTCCCATAAAACCtctttgctttttttttcgGTATTTCAAAAAATCTTATGATCTCCGCTTTCTTTTTTTAGagagaatattataatctgGAATTAACTTTAGTACTCTGTGAGATTATAAATAAGGGTatcttatatatgaaataattaaaagataaaaaccGATgactataaatgttttaagttttaaatgatagttatattatattccaatacttaattatttaatatataaggttGTGTAGTTTCACTTTGTACTTCATAACaatgaatgtattttaaattctaaattattaatacaatctGATCGTTCATACGACGTGAAATGCTTGAAGagactttcttttatttatttttttatcacgcCTCAAGCAGAGGCTTGTTGAAGGCGGGTGCGTGCGCGgggcttaaaataaaacatatcaacAGCGTTAAACCGGCTTCACTGGCGGCTGGACGTAGCGATGTCTTTGCCTAGCGCTAGTGAGCGGCATTTAAGCgggaaaatactttttaaataaccgtcaatcacaatataatttttgtgtatcattttactataattacctttaaattatgtatcccaaattatatttacttagattttaaaaatagtgacttagttattaaatttttatgattaagaGTGCtacatttcaaacaataaacgTGAAGAAAAGTGGAGGTGTGAACTGTTGGGAATTAGGACTGTTTTTGTGAACTTTAATTCACTCTGTGTGAATTCTGAGAAAAGGATTTCTTATTGTAAGTTTAtacttaatacaaatatatatatatacataaattatgtatgaaaaaaaaacaatattattttgaaagaaataatattaacaaatataccaaaaatatttaaataaaagataaaaatattgaaataatttaacaactaCATTACTTGTGACAATCCGTTAAGTGCATAACTTACGATGAGCTTAAAGTTTAAAGTAACTCGTTTGGGTGGgtgcattattaaaaaaggtataaaaaacatatttgaataCTACCTTTTGTCCACGGCTTTCTTCGCGTGAatggttaattatttttgtcttacTATCAACCATATTGTGCTTTGAATTAAGTACAAATCAGCCGTTTAGAGtcggaattatatttttgcttataCATTAAGGAACTAACAAAATTTTCCAGTTGGCATTTTCAATACTTTGAATACACAATTCTATTTAGGTTCCCctaaaataatctattaacattatatcaaacaaattgaATGAAACAGGTAAATAGAGAAAAACTTAAAGtggttattttaaacttaaataagaaatacaatttatttaattatatattatatacactaatgaaaataaacacagactgttttaatatctttggtaaataaaaaaaaatactactaaGTTCCTTTTTCGTCTTTAAGTGAAAGTTTATTGgcaataaaaagattatatttccTCATTAggcatgaatataaaatataaatatgaagctgatgtttaaattatatggttaatataaattacataattcaaaaaaaattcttagcCTTAGTTAACGTAGGCTTCAGAAATACTTGCAGTTCAACGTTTCCCATATAACAattgacataatatatattttcgagATAGtcaatttatagattttaagcTCACGGTATTCCAGTAACGATGACACTTAGTACGagttaaactttaaaacttatagattttatataaaaatgtacgaGACTGTAAGGTGCATGgcgaaaataataataaccatttaaacaattctatataaaaaacagcGAACAGGTGAATAATACACGTGCCACGACAGCTGTACGaaacttatttgtgtgtatCGTACGTAGTAGagttaatcattttaatgatcaatttaaatttactattgTAAGCTATGTATTtcttgcaatatattttaatccatATTATTGTTTCCATACACGttcagttatttaataaataagtcttCATAAGATAGATCGCATTTGGTAGTCGATttcggtattttttttattgtattgtgttCGTTGTCGGGTAAAAGTGATCTTCTCATGGCAATTTCTTTGATGTATACAGACAGATATCTCTAATGAATGTGCTTGATAT
This region includes:
- the LOC116766742 gene encoding DNA excision repair protein ERCC-1 isoform X2, which codes for MGEVEVPTSPKKPKSGEDVVAGTAPKPTATKTHCVLVNQKQRGNPLLKFITSVPWEYDEIVPDYEIGKTIGILFLSLRYHNLNPDYINNRLKELGKKYDLRVLLVQVDLKDPHVALKNLTRICLLTDMTLMLAWSPEESAKIIENYKIYENKPPDRIMEKIENDPHQKIINALSSIKPVNKTDAMTLITKFGTLENIIKATEQRLADCPGFGVTKAKKLHKALHEPFLKRGQMRLQSNDEFSEEICLEDIEKMENEVKK
- the LOC116766742 gene encoding DNA excision repair protein ERCC-1 isoform X1 — encoded protein: MEIEDGFDDLLGEVEVPTSPKKPKSGEDVVAGTAPKPTATKTHCVLVNQKQRGNPLLKFITSVPWEYDEIVPDYEIGKTIGILFLSLRYHNLNPDYINNRLKELGKKYDLRVLLVQVDLKDPHVALKNLTRICLLTDMTLMLAWSPEESAKIIENYKIYENKPPDRIMEKIENDPHQKIINALSSIKPVNKTDAMTLITKFGTLENIIKATEQRLADCPGFGVTKAKKLHKALHEPFLKRGQMRLQSNDEFSEEICLEDIEKMENEVKK